A window from Nitrosopumilus sp. encodes these proteins:
- the glyS gene encoding glycine--tRNA ligase — translation MDYEAVMKLALERGFYFPSCEVYADAQAGFWEYGPSGVSLKNKFLELWRRELIRRDGMLEIDGSQIMSKSVFEASGHLGNFADPIIKCTKCNATFRADRTIAELTQIEIPESADLEEFDKAISENNIKCPKCKGGFDKTKNFNMMFKVGIGPEEEEAYLRPETCQSIFVDFPRLYKTMRGKLPLGIAQVGKSFRNEIAPRQSLLRLREFYQAEIEVFCNPLKLSEMEKFSEIQDVIIRVQTYEEPVSMTCKDAVDSGVVPNKFVAYYLGILTEFYEKTGIDITKSRFRKLGDKEKAFYAEVAFDFEVETTIGWLELVACNYRSDYDLSSHEKKSKQKFEIMDGDDKVLPHVFEISMGIDRSLYTILEHSLKDDKEHERIVLSLKPYLSPVHIGILSLVKKDGLKEKADDIYLQLKRKCDAFLDHSGAIGRRYRRLDEIGSPFAITVDHQTLEDETVTIRMRDSMEQKRISISDLDSEVIHSIAYP, via the coding sequence ATGGATTATGAAGCAGTAATGAAACTAGCACTTGAGCGTGGGTTTTATTTTCCTAGTTGTGAGGTATATGCGGATGCACAGGCGGGATTTTGGGAATATGGTCCATCCGGAGTCAGTCTAAAAAATAAATTCTTAGAATTATGGAGAAGGGAGCTAATTAGACGAGATGGAATGCTTGAGATAGATGGATCTCAAATCATGTCAAAATCGGTTTTTGAGGCATCAGGTCATTTGGGAAATTTTGCTGATCCAATAATAAAATGTACAAAATGTAATGCAACATTTCGAGCAGATAGAACTATTGCAGAACTAACACAAATTGAAATTCCAGAAAGTGCTGACTTGGAAGAATTTGATAAAGCAATTTCTGAAAATAATATCAAATGTCCAAAATGTAAAGGAGGTTTTGATAAGACCAAAAATTTCAATATGATGTTTAAAGTTGGTATTGGTCCTGAAGAGGAGGAAGCTTATCTTAGACCTGAGACATGTCAGTCAATCTTTGTAGATTTTCCTAGATTGTACAAAACAATGAGAGGTAAACTTCCTTTAGGAATAGCACAAGTAGGTAAGAGTTTTAGAAATGAGATTGCCCCAAGACAAAGTTTACTACGATTAAGAGAATTTTATCAAGCAGAAATAGAGGTATTTTGTAATCCTTTGAAATTATCAGAGATGGAAAAATTCTCAGAAATTCAAGATGTCATTATTAGAGTACAAACATATGAAGAACCTGTTTCTATGACATGCAAAGATGCAGTTGATTCAGGAGTTGTTCCAAATAAGTTTGTTGCATACTATTTGGGAATTTTAACTGAATTTTATGAGAAAACAGGAATTGATATTACAAAAAGTAGATTTAGAAAACTAGGAGATAAAGAAAAAGCATTCTATGCTGAAGTTGCATTTGATTTTGAAGTAGAAACTACAATCGGATGGCTTGAATTGGTGGCATGTAACTATCGATCTGATTATGATTTGTCTAGTCACGAGAAAAAGAGTAAACAAAAGTTTGAGATAATGGATGGAGATGACAAAGTCTTACCTCACGTATTTGAAATCTCTATGGGAATTGACAGAAGTTTGTATACAATTTTAGAGCATAGTTTGAAAGACGATAAGGAACATGAGAGGATTGTTTTGTCTCTAAAGCCATACTTGTCTCCTGTACACATTGGAATTTTATCTCTAGTAAAAAAAGACGGATTAAAAGAGAAAGCAGATGATATTTATCTTCAATTAAAAAGAAAATGCGATGCATTTTTGGATCATTCTGGTGCCATAGGTAGAAGATACAGAAGACTAGATGAGATAGGATCACCATTTGCAATAACTGTAGATCATCAAACACTAGAAGATGAAACAGTAACAATTCGTATGAGAGATAGTATGGAACAAAAAAGAATTAGTATTTCAGATCTTGATTCTGAGGTAATTCACTCAATTGCATATCCATAA
- a CDS encoding deoxyribonuclease IV: MKIGCHVSISGSIDKSVDNAVERKCSAFQIFTRNPRGWHAKPLSKEDIDNFKLKLKTSKIDRLATCAHMPYLPNLATPKDDGFEKSVKTLIDESERCAQLGIPYLVTHLGSHLGTGDEAGIKRLVEGLTKAGKIKNDVMILLENTAGQKNSVGSDFKQLGEIFKQLKPTKKFGVCLDTCHAFVAGYDLKTEEAVKKTFSEFDKYVGIDNLKILHLNDAKGDLGCNLDRHYHLGLGGIGKKGISAVVKLVNKKKIPIILETPIDDDRDDFENVRVAKEFA; the protein is encoded by the coding sequence ATGAAAATTGGATGTCATGTTTCTATATCTGGATCAATTGACAAGTCAGTAGATAATGCAGTTGAAAGAAAATGTTCAGCATTTCAAATTTTTACTAGAAATCCAAGAGGTTGGCATGCAAAACCACTTTCTAAAGAAGACATTGATAATTTTAAATTAAAACTAAAAACCAGTAAAATTGACAGGTTGGCTACATGCGCACATATGCCATACTTGCCTAATCTTGCAACACCCAAAGATGACGGTTTTGAAAAATCTGTTAAAACTTTGATTGATGAAAGTGAAAGGTGCGCACAATTAGGAATTCCATATCTTGTAACACATCTTGGAAGTCATTTGGGAACAGGTGACGAAGCTGGAATTAAAAGACTAGTTGAAGGATTAACAAAAGCAGGTAAAATAAAAAATGATGTAATGATTTTGTTAGAAAATACTGCGGGTCAGAAAAATTCTGTTGGTTCTGATTTTAAACAGCTTGGGGAAATTTTCAAACAATTAAAACCTACAAAAAAATTTGGAGTTTGTTTAGATACATGTCATGCATTTGTTGCAGGATATGATTTAAAAACTGAAGAAGCTGTAAAGAAAACTTTTTCAGAATTTGACAAATATGTAGGAATAGACAATTTAAAAATTCTTCATCTAAATGATGCTAAAGGAGATCTTGGTTGCAATCTTGATAGACATTATCATTTGGGTTTAGGTGGAATTGGCAAGAAAGGAATTTCTGCTGTTGTAAAGTTGGTAAACAAGAAAAAGATTCCAATAATTTTAGAGACTCCTATTGATGATGACCGTGATGACTTTGAAAATGTCAGAGTGGCAAAGGAGTTTGCGTAG
- a CDS encoding DNA primase: MLALGQDEIAKYPFLADAGQYLKDQGFSLEQFGSDPDLKQLIDKAYDRIRVAADGKIYKSDLDGDHVSKEAALPREVFSFLLAIVLLKLSGMHTLIKRFALAEARRAEKYLEKDLANISDESKNQLAIRVIDDLFSVQVKKLDDFFIIPVFNYLKHSINFHEREWKLINRHVENGQVYLSPHETVRLIRKELGTYINSKIVNARTPTMIPGFEDSVNKLVSLSKKFVTYTVTTGEYPPCVKHAIEVLEKGENLPHSGRFMLATFLLSKGQSVQQIAPLFKNAPDYNERVTLYQLNHLAGTSGAGTQYSCPSCEKLKTQDLCFATPECDNIINPLQFGRKKK, from the coding sequence ATGCTTGCACTTGGTCAGGATGAAATTGCCAAATACCCATTTTTAGCAGATGCAGGACAATATCTTAAAGATCAAGGTTTCTCACTTGAACAATTTGGTTCAGATCCTGACTTGAAACAGCTTATTGACAAAGCATATGATCGAATTAGAGTAGCTGCTGATGGAAAAATCTACAAATCTGATCTAGATGGAGATCATGTTTCAAAAGAAGCTGCTTTACCAAGAGAAGTATTTTCATTTCTTTTAGCAATTGTTTTATTGAAACTTAGTGGAATGCATACTCTCATCAAGAGATTTGCATTAGCAGAGGCAAGACGTGCAGAAAAATATTTAGAAAAAGATCTAGCAAATATTTCAGATGAATCAAAAAATCAACTTGCAATAAGAGTAATTGATGATCTTTTTTCAGTTCAAGTGAAAAAATTAGATGATTTTTTTATAATTCCTGTTTTTAATTACCTAAAACATTCAATTAATTTTCATGAACGAGAATGGAAACTAATTAATCGACATGTTGAGAATGGTCAAGTTTATCTTTCACCTCATGAAACAGTTCGATTAATCAGAAAAGAATTAGGAACATACATCAACTCAAAGATCGTAAATGCTAGAACGCCTACAATGATTCCTGGTTTTGAAGATTCAGTGAATAAACTGGTTTCATTATCAAAAAAATTTGTAACATATACTGTTACCACAGGAGAATATCCTCCTTGTGTAAAACATGCAATTGAAGTTCTTGAAAAAGGAGAAAACCTTCCTCATTCAGGAAGATTTATGCTTGCAACTTTTCTTTTATCAAAAGGACAATCAGTTCAGCAAATTGCACCTCTGTTCAAAAATGCTCCCGATTATAATGAACGCGTAACGTTATACCAACTAAATCATTTGGCAGGTACATCAGGAGCTGGCACACAATATTCCTGTCCATCCTGTGAGAAATTAAAAACTCAAGATTTATGCTTTGCAACTCCTGAATGTGATAATATTATCAATCCTTTACAATTTGGAAGGAAGAAAAAATAA
- a CDS encoding DNA primase small subunit domain-containing protein, translating into MQDTDIQFLESSFKKYYFDHFDQIKVPERTSEREFGYQKFNSGMTRHIAIRDDKELHLMLIQNIPSDVYCSNAYYTFPNLPMNEKDWKEADLIFDIDAKDLNLLCRESHTVSICNECSDVSKGSLQCTKCNSTKLEKKSLPCKNCIEASKTEVVKLSKVLIDDLAVSKDDIHVYFSGNEGFHVYVYNSQFQEIGSRERSELTDYISFRGVIPESFGMKKIKPNRSSFPNFEDKGWKGRFAKEVFGSKSKRSKIITELLANGYSSFQKTLDDVAENIGVKIDPNVTMDIHRIFRLPGSINSKSGLSKIQCSNLTTFDPYTEASFLSDETIEVLANCPIEFKLKNKKFGPYNNEKVTVPGFVAVYMICKKLATIA; encoded by the coding sequence ATGCAAGATACTGATATACAATTTCTAGAGAGTTCTTTTAAAAAATATTATTTTGATCATTTTGATCAAATCAAAGTACCTGAAAGAACATCTGAAAGAGAATTTGGCTATCAAAAATTTAATTCTGGAATGACTCGTCATATTGCAATTAGAGATGATAAAGAATTACATCTAATGTTGATACAAAATATTCCATCCGATGTTTATTGTTCTAATGCATACTATACATTTCCCAATTTACCTATGAACGAAAAAGATTGGAAAGAAGCAGATTTGATTTTTGATATTGATGCAAAGGATCTTAATTTACTATGTAGAGAAAGTCATACAGTTTCAATTTGTAATGAATGCAGTGATGTTTCAAAAGGTTCTTTACAGTGCACTAAATGCAATTCTACTAAATTAGAAAAAAAATCTTTACCATGCAAAAACTGTATTGAAGCCTCAAAAACTGAAGTTGTTAAACTGTCTAAAGTCTTAATTGATGATCTTGCAGTATCTAAAGATGATATTCATGTATATTTTTCTGGAAATGAGGGATTTCATGTTTATGTGTACAATTCACAATTCCAAGAAATTGGATCTAGAGAACGATCTGAATTGACAGATTATATCTCATTCCGTGGAGTAATTCCTGAATCATTTGGAATGAAAAAAATTAAACCAAACAGATCATCTTTTCCAAATTTTGAAGACAAAGGATGGAAAGGAAGATTTGCCAAAGAAGTTTTTGGCTCAAAATCTAAACGCTCAAAAATAATTACAGAATTACTTGCAAATGGCTATTCGTCTTTCCAAAAAACTTTAGATGACGTGGCTGAAAACATTGGTGTTAAAATTGATCCAAATGTGACAATGGATATCCATAGAATTTTTAGACTTCCTGGCTCAATTAACAGTAAAAGTGGACTTTCAAAAATTCAGTGTAGTAATTTAACAACATTTGATCCATACACTGAAGCATCTTTTCTTAGTGATGAAACTATCGAAGTCTTAGCAAATTGTCCAATAGAATTCAAATTAAAAAATAAAAAATTTGGCCCCTACAACAATGAGAAAGTGACAGTTCCAGGATTTGTTGCAGTGTACATGATTTGTAAAAAATTAGCAACAATAGCTTGA